The Paenibacillus sp. MBLB1832 genome has a window encoding:
- the hflX gene encoding GTPase HflX, translating to MKTTSHMVEKDIDDRAILVSLVTQKQKKNELLAEYSLEELVKLAETAGVQVLETMTQNKETKDTKWFIGKGKVEELKLRLEELGGNTAIFDQELSGAQVRNLEAALDVKIIDRTQLILDIFAQRAKTREGIIQVELAQLSYLLPRLSGQGKNLSRLGGGIGTRGPGESKLETDRRHIRGRIDELKAQLEEVVRHRNLHRERRKKSGVFQVALVGYTNAGKSTLLKQLTQADVYIENQLFATLDPTSRTMVLPSGKEIVLTDTVGFIQNLPHDLVASFRATLEEANEADLILHVVDSSTDMRNEQMRVVAEVLEELGAHQKEQITVFNKIDLCSPAERDMLSAEGEFMKMSAYTPEDLERLRITIENKLMGDSKEFRIPANKGDIIALMYRIGEVLETDVDGEDMVFKVRVNKDDYVKMAYLLVDYDQQLAQPEQEENEGESY from the coding sequence ATGAAAACAACTTCACATATGGTTGAAAAAGATATCGATGACCGCGCTATCCTTGTAAGCCTGGTTACGCAGAAGCAGAAAAAGAATGAGCTCTTAGCCGAGTATTCGTTAGAAGAACTCGTCAAGCTAGCTGAAACGGCCGGTGTCCAAGTTCTGGAAACGATGACTCAGAACAAGGAAACGAAGGATACCAAATGGTTTATTGGGAAAGGGAAAGTAGAAGAATTGAAGCTTCGTCTTGAGGAGCTTGGGGGCAACACAGCAATTTTTGATCAAGAGCTTTCGGGCGCCCAAGTGCGCAATCTAGAAGCAGCGCTTGATGTGAAAATCATCGATCGTACGCAGCTGATTTTGGATATTTTCGCGCAGCGCGCCAAAACGCGTGAAGGGATTATTCAAGTTGAGCTTGCGCAGCTCAGCTACCTATTGCCGAGGCTTTCGGGACAAGGGAAGAATCTTTCACGGTTAGGCGGTGGGATTGGAACGAGAGGTCCAGGGGAATCCAAGCTGGAAACCGATCGCAGACATATTCGTGGACGTATCGACGAGCTGAAAGCGCAGCTGGAAGAGGTCGTTCGTCATCGTAATCTGCATCGGGAACGACGCAAGAAAAGCGGCGTATTTCAAGTCGCCCTAGTTGGGTATACCAATGCAGGGAAGTCGACGTTATTGAAACAATTAACACAAGCTGACGTCTATATCGAGAATCAGCTTTTCGCAACGTTAGATCCGACTTCACGAACGATGGTCCTGCCAAGCGGCAAAGAAATCGTGTTAACCGATACCGTAGGATTTATTCAAAATCTCCCGCATGATCTGGTAGCATCGTTCCGCGCAACTTTAGAGGAAGCGAATGAGGCTGATCTGATTCTCCATGTGGTGGACAGCTCAACCGATATGCGAAACGAGCAAATGCGTGTCGTTGCTGAGGTGTTAGAAGAGCTTGGTGCCCATCAGAAGGAGCAGATTACGGTATTTAATAAGATTGATCTATGTTCGCCAGCGGAGCGTGACATGCTCTCTGCCGAAGGTGAGTTCATGAAGATGAGCGCATACACGCCTGAGGATCTGGAGCGTCTTCGCATTACGATCGAAAATAAGCTGATGGGAGACAGCAAAGAGTTCCGTATTCCAGCGAATAAAGGGGATATTATCGCCTTGATGTATCGCATTGGTGAAGTATTGGAAACCGATGTTGATGGAGAAGATATGGTGTTCAAAGTTCGAGTAAATAAAGACGATTACGTCAAAATGGCTTATTTATTAGTTGACTATGATCAGCAGCTCGCGCAGCCAGAGCAGGAAGAGAACGAGGGAGAGAGCTACTAG
- the efeB gene encoding iron uptake transporter deferrochelatase/peroxidase subunit, which yields MSDKMNRRAFLGMTAAGAAGVVLGELMGKAQHVLPTNKATASTNNQTLDFYGEHQTGVVTPAQNFANVAAFDITTNDVKELQTLLKQWTEMAATLMAGKPLAVEPQDGAFPPTDTGEQIGLDTGKLSITFAVGATLFEKDGVDRFGLRSRKPAGLTEMPIFHKDSLEDQLTHGDIVVQACSDDPMVCFHAIRNLSKASRGVAHLRWQQTGQLGVKSQGTKRNLFGFKDGTANPSLLDEAFMKNNVWINAGDGASWLAGGTYMVVRRIQMRIETWDQQSYSDQEEIIGRQKVSGAPMDGKNEFDTPQFAEDPKGEVTPLDSHIRLSNPRTGENSERERILRRGYNFMENLDSVGRMSAGLLFVCFNRNLQTQFESIQKRLTNPNLPDKMLSYTETKGGGYFAVLPGVPRKGAYLGQALFE from the coding sequence ATGTCAGATAAAATGAATCGTCGCGCCTTTTTGGGAATGACCGCCGCAGGTGCTGCGGGTGTTGTCCTAGGCGAATTAATGGGGAAAGCTCAGCATGTGCTTCCAACGAATAAAGCAACAGCGAGTACGAACAATCAAACATTGGACTTCTATGGCGAGCATCAGACAGGCGTTGTTACTCCTGCTCAGAACTTTGCGAATGTAGCTGCCTTTGATATCACGACGAATGATGTGAAAGAGCTTCAAACACTTCTGAAGCAATGGACAGAGATGGCTGCTACGTTAATGGCGGGCAAGCCGCTTGCCGTTGAGCCGCAGGATGGAGCTTTTCCACCTACGGATACAGGTGAGCAGATCGGCTTGGACACAGGTAAATTATCCATTACCTTCGCAGTCGGTGCTACATTGTTCGAGAAGGATGGCGTCGATCGATTCGGTCTTCGTTCCCGTAAACCAGCCGGACTTACGGAAATGCCTATTTTTCATAAAGATTCGTTGGAAGATCAGTTGACGCACGGGGATATCGTTGTGCAAGCTTGCTCGGATGATCCCATGGTGTGCTTTCACGCCATTCGGAATCTCTCCAAAGCTTCACGCGGTGTAGCGCATTTACGTTGGCAGCAAACGGGGCAGTTAGGCGTGAAATCGCAAGGGACGAAACGGAACTTGTTCGGTTTCAAAGACGGCACAGCGAACCCGTCATTGCTGGATGAGGCTTTTATGAAAAATAACGTATGGATCAACGCAGGTGATGGTGCTTCTTGGCTAGCTGGCGGGACTTACATGGTCGTTCGCCGTATTCAAATGCGCATCGAAACCTGGGACCAGCAGTCATATTCGGACCAAGAGGAAATCATTGGCCGTCAGAAGGTATCTGGTGCTCCGATGGATGGAAAGAATGAATTTGATACCCCGCAATTTGCAGAGGATCCGAAGGGGGAGGTTACACCGCTGGATTCACACATTCGATTATCGAATCCACGAACAGGTGAAAATTCTGAGCGTGAGCGGATCCTGCGTCGCGGATATAACTTCATGGAAAATTTGGACAGCGTTGGTCGCATGAGTGCAGGTCTGCTGTTCGTCTGCTTCAATCGAAATTTGCAAACACAGTTTGAATCGATTCAGAAGCGTTTGACGAATCCAAATTTGCCAGACAAAATGTTATCGTATACGGAAACCAAAGGTGGAGGGTACTTCGCAGTTCTGCCTGGTGTCCCAAGGAAGGGCGCCTACTTGGGCCAAGCTTTATTTGAGTAA
- a CDS encoding EfeM/EfeO family lipoprotein, protein MKKSKQLILLATATTLVLAGCSKSESTEAAKVPFKDGSAQFVTTIDTLKGQLDASKVKDAKKVADQLEDQWASFEDEVKPKFPELYFKVEKFLTPLEAGLKEDKLDLPTLSALTKNLKSAMTELTTSFSSNTGAVNKDTIEASKALQDAAKAYNAYVQDQGNQLVKLLDDLNNAIKSGDMKKASEAYVLSRMPYERIEPIIETFSELDGVMDARVDDFKNEKDPAFTGYHRIEYLLFVKKNVKDAEPFAAQLLEDGKKMQKAIASTTIAPTDFIAGVGELMEEAQSSKITGEEERWSGATVPVIRANVEGAQVIYDLVKAELKKKDAALDEKISKSLAAVIETMNTLSPAGATWNDFGKMEQVKQVDLKNKLEALAEPLVKMPGTLSK, encoded by the coding sequence ATGAAAAAAAGTAAACAACTTATTTTGCTTGCAACAGCGACAACGCTTGTCTTGGCAGGATGCAGTAAATCCGAGTCAACGGAAGCTGCAAAAGTTCCATTCAAAGATGGCTCAGCCCAATTCGTTACGACCATTGATACTTTGAAAGGTCAATTGGACGCATCCAAAGTGAAAGATGCCAAGAAAGTTGCAGATCAACTGGAAGATCAATGGGCTAGCTTCGAAGATGAAGTGAAACCGAAGTTCCCGGAATTATATTTTAAAGTAGAGAAGTTTCTGACACCGTTGGAAGCGGGCTTGAAAGAAGACAAGCTAGATCTGCCTACGCTGTCTGCATTAACTAAGAACTTGAAATCAGCTATGACTGAATTGACGACGTCATTTTCTTCGAACACAGGTGCCGTGAACAAAGATACGATTGAGGCTTCTAAGGCGCTGCAGGATGCGGCAAAAGCATACAATGCCTATGTACAAGATCAAGGAAATCAATTGGTTAAGTTGCTAGATGATCTTAATAATGCAATTAAGAGCGGCGACATGAAGAAAGCATCGGAAGCTTATGTGCTGTCTCGTATGCCTTATGAAAGAATTGAGCCGATCATTGAGACGTTTAGTGAACTGGACGGCGTCATGGATGCGCGTGTCGATGATTTCAAGAATGAGAAGGATCCTGCATTCACAGGCTACCACCGTATTGAGTACTTATTGTTCGTGAAGAAAAATGTGAAAGATGCAGAGCCGTTTGCTGCTCAACTACTTGAAGATGGCAAGAAAATGCAGAAAGCCATTGCATCTACAACGATTGCTCCTACAGACTTCATTGCAGGCGTAGGTGAACTGATGGAGGAAGCTCAGTCCAGCAAAATTACAGGTGAAGAAGAGCGTTGGAGCGGTGCTACTGTTCCTGTCATTCGCGCGAACGTAGAAGGCGCACAAGTGATTTATGACTTGGTCAAAGCTGAATTGAAGAAGAAAGACGCAGCGTTAGATGAGAAAATCAGCAAGAGCTTAGCGGCGGTCATCGAAACAATGAACACGTTGTCGCCAGCGGGAGCAACTTGGAATGACTTTGGTAAAATGGAGCAAGTCAAACAAGTCGATTTGAAAAATAAATTAGAAGCACTTGCCGAGCCGTTAGTGAAAATGCCAGGAACATTGAGCAAATAG
- a CDS encoding FTR1 family iron permease, giving the protein MKKWLLASWMVLLLLVALPLSVAAKPQDDLAKEDEGVVKAIQAAESGNVELATKLFEAFQINWLSYEDGIKKESLAAYQKIEGAMGEASLQTLKQPVDAQKLATKLKELHALNVSFAEGKLDAFGSAAKSDKAVTVASLVTLLDKALDQVKSKDFTGASDSIQELRNSWLLIEGIVLTQSSSVYTSMERDMVTAYAQLSASPVQADEAAVTIARMHADLQPLAAKTSYTMLDATTIILREGLEALLVVIALLGFLTKSGHGDKKRWIWYGVFGGLAVSLALGVIVQQLFSASAFGNNNFLIAGCTGVFAALMLLYMSYWLHSKSSVSNWQSYIRNQSVKALATGSLVSLSFLAFLAVFREGTETVLFMIGMASSISLASLLGGIGIGVGSLLIIAFLILKVGLRIPMRPFFLVSSFFVFYLCFKFAGMGVHGLQLAGYLPATTASWLPSWDVIALYPTLESAIPQFLLLLLALIAVIVDRRKSIQIRNAALPNKF; this is encoded by the coding sequence ATGAAAAAATGGCTGTTAGCAAGTTGGATGGTGCTGTTATTGCTTGTAGCACTTCCTTTGTCCGTGGCAGCGAAGCCGCAAGATGATCTAGCTAAGGAAGATGAGGGCGTTGTCAAAGCCATTCAGGCGGCAGAGAGCGGGAACGTCGAGCTTGCAACAAAGCTCTTCGAAGCTTTTCAGATCAACTGGTTGTCGTATGAGGATGGCATTAAAAAGGAGTCATTAGCAGCGTATCAAAAAATTGAAGGCGCCATGGGAGAAGCTTCGCTGCAAACGTTGAAGCAACCCGTAGATGCGCAGAAGCTAGCTACAAAGCTTAAGGAGCTTCACGCACTAAACGTGAGTTTTGCGGAAGGCAAGCTCGATGCTTTCGGTTCGGCTGCTAAAAGCGATAAAGCCGTTACGGTCGCCTCCTTGGTTACTTTGCTGGATAAAGCGTTGGATCAAGTGAAATCGAAGGATTTCACAGGTGCCTCGGATAGCATTCAAGAGCTGCGTAATTCTTGGTTACTCATTGAGGGCATCGTACTTACACAATCTTCTTCTGTGTACACCTCGATGGAACGCGATATGGTTACGGCGTATGCACAGCTATCCGCATCACCCGTGCAAGCAGATGAAGCGGCAGTGACGATCGCAAGAATGCATGCTGATTTACAACCGCTAGCTGCAAAGACGAGCTACACGATGTTAGATGCGACTACGATTATTTTACGTGAGGGCCTTGAAGCTTTACTCGTCGTGATTGCTTTGCTTGGTTTTCTAACGAAGTCAGGGCATGGGGATAAGAAGCGTTGGATCTGGTATGGGGTGTTTGGCGGTCTAGCGGTTAGTTTGGCCTTAGGCGTGATCGTTCAGCAGTTATTTTCGGCAAGTGCGTTCGGAAATAACAACTTTCTCATCGCAGGCTGCACAGGCGTATTCGCTGCACTGATGCTGCTCTATATGAGCTACTGGCTGCACAGCAAGTCAAGTGTTTCGAACTGGCAGTCGTATATTCGCAATCAAAGTGTTAAGGCGTTAGCAACAGGAAGTTTGGTTTCGCTTAGTTTTCTTGCCTTTCTTGCGGTGTTTCGTGAGGGTACTGAGACGGTTCTTTTCATGATTGGCATGGCATCATCCATCTCCCTTGCCTCGTTACTCGGGGGAATCGGCATTGGTGTTGGATCGTTACTTATTATTGCGTTCCTTATTCTCAAAGTTGGATTACGTATTCCGATGCGGCCATTCTTCCTAGTCTCAAGTTTCTTCGTTTTCTATTTATGCTTCAAATTTGCGGGGATGGGTGTACACGGGCTTCAATTAGCAGGTTACTTGCCAGCCACAACGGCTTCCTGGTTGCCTAGCTGGGATGTTATTGCCCTGTATCCAACCTTAGAAAGTGCAATCCCGCAGTTCCTATTATTGCTTCTTGCTCTAATTGCAGTCATTGTAGATCGTCGTAAATCCATTCAAATTAGAAACGCGGCACTGCCCAATAAATTCTAA
- a CDS encoding AAA family ATPase — protein sequence MSGRSLPSRQINIVLRQPEPGQRRAAESPGSQAGASSLADAEPVLTGKRSQMEGPLSDIFKELNGLIGLDNVKELVHEIYALLQISQFRAEAGLMSNAHVYHMIFKGSPGTGKTTVARLLGRMFHAMGVLSKGHFIEVERADLVGEYIGHTALKTRELMKKAMGGILFIDEAYSLARGGEKDFGKESIDALVKGMEDKKNEFILILAGYSDEMEQFLATNPGLPSRFPIQIEFEDYPIDQLLQITELMAKEREYVLLPQTLAKLKQHLTEEKAMTWRAFSNARYVRNILEKAMRHQAVRLLSQYVNAPSKIELMSIRPEDVKFK from the coding sequence ATGAGTGGCAGAAGCCTGCCATCCAGACAAATCAACATCGTTTTGCGGCAGCCTGAACCTGGCCAGCGAAGGGCAGCTGAGTCTCCTGGCAGTCAAGCAGGCGCTTCATCCCTTGCCGATGCCGAGCCCGTTCTCACAGGCAAACGATCGCAGATGGAAGGCCCGCTCTCGGATATTTTCAAAGAGCTGAATGGACTCATTGGCTTAGATAATGTCAAAGAATTAGTACATGAAATTTATGCGCTTCTCCAGATTTCACAATTTCGTGCAGAAGCTGGACTGATGAGCAATGCGCATGTGTATCATATGATTTTCAAAGGCAGTCCAGGCACAGGCAAGACAACAGTTGCACGGCTGCTGGGCCGCATGTTTCATGCAATGGGTGTGCTCAGCAAGGGCCATTTCATCGAGGTAGAGCGGGCTGATCTCGTTGGCGAGTATATCGGACATACGGCACTGAAGACGCGCGAATTAATGAAAAAAGCGATGGGCGGCATCCTTTTCATTGATGAGGCCTATAGCTTGGCGCGCGGCGGAGAGAAAGATTTTGGTAAGGAATCGATCGATGCGCTCGTCAAAGGGATGGAAGATAAGAAAAACGAATTTATTCTAATTCTAGCTGGGTATAGTGACGAAATGGAGCAATTCCTGGCGACCAACCCTGGCCTTCCGTCCAGATTTCCGATACAGATTGAATTCGAGGATTATCCGATTGATCAGCTGCTGCAAATAACGGAATTGATGGCCAAAGAGCGCGAATATGTACTCCTTCCGCAAACCCTAGCGAAGCTAAAGCAGCATCTGACAGAGGAAAAAGCGATGACATGGCGTGCGTTCAGCAACGCGCGATATGTACGAAATATTTTGGAAAAGGCGATGCGCCATCAAGCCGTGAGGCTATTAAGTCAGTATGTGAATGCGCCCTCCAAAATTGAACTCATGTCCATTCGCCCCGAAGATGTGAAATTTAAATGA
- a CDS encoding GNAT family N-acetyltransferase produces MNIRLRSAVAGDYDAVNAIIREGQDEHAEALPDRFARLDQVVAMGWYRSFSKQPNKEIIVAECGDKLVGVAMLEMKQSPSFEALVPRTYAYLNELAVASTHQRQGIGKKLYTASLAWARERGASSLELNVWEFNERAQQFYASVGMRTLHRMLFTDLT; encoded by the coding sequence ATGAACATTCGGTTGCGATCTGCCGTTGCAGGGGATTATGATGCCGTGAACGCGATCATTCGTGAAGGGCAGGATGAGCATGCGGAAGCATTGCCAGATCGTTTCGCAAGACTAGATCAAGTTGTCGCGATGGGGTGGTATCGGAGCTTTTCGAAGCAGCCGAACAAAGAGATCATTGTCGCGGAATGCGGGGACAAGCTCGTCGGCGTTGCCATGCTGGAGATGAAACAAAGCCCGTCGTTCGAGGCGCTAGTCCCACGGACATATGCCTATCTGAACGAGCTGGCTGTTGCTTCAACCCATCAGCGGCAAGGAATTGGGAAAAAGCTGTATACTGCGTCACTAGCATGGGCTCGTGAGCGTGGAGCATCTTCATTAGAACTGAATGTGTGGGAATTTAACGAGCGCGCCCAGCAATTTTATGCATCTGTCGGGATGCGCACCTTGCATCGAATGTTATTCACAGACTTGACTTAA